A part of Prolixibacteraceae bacterium genomic DNA contains:
- a CDS encoding DUF6266 family protein, with amino-acid sequence MALIKKNHISGIVGPVVCYQVRGKGVIRSRPQHIDRKTPKQLAQRMKMKLTIDFLHNLREIVRLSFPSTKAFVNGHVLARSRILKTPFLGEYPHLEMNYSEILLSSDPQSGLEDITTTYDGEHLSLHLKLHPKWENKKLPFYLIQQAEESDVSTNVHGPFQYDATCQCECILPSRSYYRSNQHFWLMLFDPLHSHFYGSCYFELSIDDTMPQTFTFNS; translated from the coding sequence ATGGCTTTAATAAAGAAAAACCACATTAGTGGTATCGTCGGTCCAGTTGTGTGTTACCAAGTAAGAGGTAAAGGAGTGATCCGTTCAAGACCACAGCATATCGATCGTAAAACACCGAAACAGTTGGCCCAACGAATGAAAATGAAGTTGACCATAGACTTTCTTCATAATCTACGTGAAATAGTACGTTTGAGCTTTCCTTCTACAAAAGCATTTGTTAATGGTCATGTATTGGCACGTTCGCGAATTCTAAAAACCCCATTTTTAGGAGAATACCCCCACTTGGAGATGAACTATTCTGAGATACTGTTGAGTAGTGACCCTCAGAGTGGGTTAGAAGATATCACCACGACCTATGATGGCGAACATCTGTCGTTACATCTTAAGCTTCACCCTAAATGGGAGAATAAGAAGCTCCCTTTTTATCTTATTCAACAAGCGGAAGAGAGCGATGTCTCTACGAATGTTCATGGTCCTTTTCAATACGATGCAACATGTCAATGTGAATGTATCCTTCCATCTAGAAGCTATTATCGTAGCAACCAGCATTTCTGGTTAATGCTTTTCGATCCCTTACATTCCCATTTCTATGGTAGTTGTTATTTCGAATTATCGATCGATGATACGATGCCACAGACCTTTACTTTTAACAGTTAA